A DNA window from Hordeum vulgare subsp. vulgare chromosome 1H, MorexV3_pseudomolecules_assembly, whole genome shotgun sequence contains the following coding sequences:
- the LOC123445135 gene encoding putative respiratory burst oxidase homolog protein H isoform X1: MASSSEGYVDVPLGGEQPPQQQQQQHSGPVMRKQPSRLASGMKRLASRVTSIRVPDSVMGLKRTHSSAQPALKGLRFLDKTAAGKDGWKSVEKRFDEMSADGRLHQENFAKCIGMADSKEFAGEVFVAMARRRKIEPDQGITKEQLKEFWEEMSDNNFDARLRIFFDMCDKNGDGKLTEDEVKEVSKQTTVLGSACQTLQISEFSFHAQIIVLSASANKLANLKKHAATYASLIMEELDPDGRGHIEIWQLEKLLRKMVMADGSQDQMDQASTSLAKTMVPSSHRSPMQKRIHTTVELIHENWKRIWVLTLWGIANFGLFMFKFIQYRNREVFEVMGYCVCIAKGAAETTKLNMALILLPVCRNTLTSLRSTVLSTVVPFDDNINFHKVIALAIAIGASMHTIAHLTCDFPRLVSCPSDKFQQTLGPFFNYVQPTWGTLVTSTPGWTGILLILIMSFSFTLATHSFRRSVVKLPSPLHHLAGFNSFWYAHHLLVFAYILLVMHSYFLFLTREWYKKTGWMYIAVPVIFYASERATRRVREKNYGVTVIKAAIYPGNVLSLYMKKPSNFKYKSGMYLFVKCPDVSPFEWHPFSITSAPGDDYLSVHIRTLGDWTTELRNLFGKACEAEVSSKKATLSRLETTVIAEGPEENTRFPKIFVDGPFGAPAQNYKKYDILFLIGLGIGATPFISILKDLLHNIKSNKEQQSMHDEEVGSAFKSNGPSRAYFYWVTREQGSFEWFKGVMNEVAECDNDNAIEMHNYLTSVYEEGDARSALIAMVQSLQHAKNGLDIVSGSKIRTHFARPNWRKVYSDLANTHKNARIGVFYCGSPTLTKTLRELAIEFSHTTTTRFHFHKENF; the protein is encoded by the exons ATGGCGTCGTCGTCGGAGGGGTACGTGGACGTGCCGCTCGGCGGCGAGCAGccgccgcagcagcagcagcagcagcactcgGGGCCGGTGATGAGGAAGCAGCCGTCGCGGCTGGCGTCCGGGATGAAGCGGCTGGCGTCGCGGGTGACGTCCATCCGGGTGCCCGACTCGGTCATGGGCCTCAAGCGCACGCACTCCAGCGCGCAGCCGGCGCTCAAGGGCCTCCGGTTCCTCGACAAGACCGCCGCCGGCAAGGACGGCTGGAAGTCCGTCGAGAAGCGCTTCGACGAGATGAGCGCCGACGGCCGCCTCCATCAGGAGAACTTCGCCAAGTGCATCG GCATGGCGGATTCCAAGGAATTCGCAGGCGAGGTGTTCGTGGCCATGGCAAGGAGAAGGAAGATCGAACCGGATCAAGGAATCACCAAGGAGCAGCTCAAGGAGTTCTGGGAGGAGATGTCTGACAACAACTTCGATGCACGGCTGCGCATATTCTTTGACAT GTGCGACAAGAACGGCGATGGGAAGCTCACAGAAGATGAGGTCAAAGAGGTCAGTAAACAAACCACCGTCTTGGGATCTGCCTGCCAGACCCTACAGATTTCAGAGTTTTCATTCCATGCGCAGATCATTGTGCTGAGCGCCTCGGCAAACAAGCTTGCCAACCTGAAGAAACATGCCGCCACCTACGCCTCGCTCATCATGGAAGAGCTGGACCCCGATGGCCGCGGTCACATTGAG ATTTGGCAGCTGGAGAAGCTACTCCGTAAGATGGTGATGGCCGATGGGTCACAGGATCAGATGGACCAGGCGTCAACCAGCCTCGCCAAGACAATGGTTCCGTCCAGTCACAGGAGCCCAATGCAGAAACGGATCCACACGACCGTCGAACTCATCCACGAGAACTGGAAGAGGATATGGGTCCTGACGCTGTGGGGGATcgccaactttggcctcttcatgTTCAAGTTCATACAGTACAGGAACCGGGAAGTCTTCGAGGTGATGGGCTACTGTGTCTGCATCGCCAAGGGTGCCGCCGAGACGACCAAGCTGAACATGGCCCTCATACTCCTCCCAGTGTGCCGAAACACGCTGACATCACTCCGATCAACCGTGCTCAGCACCGTCGTACCATTTGACGACAACATAAACTTCCACAAG GTTATTGCGCTCGCAATTGCAATTGGAGCGAGTATGCATACGATTGCTCACCTGACCTGCGACTTCCCAAGGCTGGTCTCCTGCCCAAGTGACAAGTTCCAGCAGACGCTGGGGCCCTTCTTCAACTATGTTCAACCAACATGGGGAACTCTGGTCACGAGCACTCCAGGGTGGACTGgtatcctcctcatcctcataATGTCCTTCTCCTTCACACTGGCGACGCACTCCTTCAGGAGGAGCGTCGTGAAGCTGCCATCGCCACTGCACCACCTGGCTGGCTTCAATTCCTTCTGGTATGCCCACCACCTGCTGGTGTTTGCATATATCCTTCTGGTGATGCACTCCTACTTCTTATTCCTCACCAGAGAGTGGTACAAGAAAACG GGATGGATGTACATAGCGGTTCCTGTTATCTTCTATGCCAGCGAGAGAGCTACCAGAAGAGTCCGTGAGAAGAATTATGGAGTGACCGTCATCAAG GCAGCAATTTACCCAGGAAATGTTCTCTCTCTTTACATGAAGAAGCCATCAAATTTCAAATACAAAAGTGGGATGTACCTCTTTGTAAAATGCCCAGACGTTTCGCCTTTTGAATG GCATCCCTTCTCCATCACCTCTGCACCTGGAGACGACTACTTGAGTGTACATATCCGCACATTAGGTGACTGGACAACAGAACTAAGGAACCTATTTGGGAAG GCCTGTGAAGCAGAAGTCAGTTCCAAGAAGGCTACACTTTCAAGACTTGAAACCACAGTTATAGCAGAAGGTCCGGAAGAGAATACTAG ATTCCCCAAGATCTTTGTTGATGGCCCTTTCGGTGCACCAGCTCAAAATTACAAGAAATACGACATCCTTTTTCTTATTGGCCTTGGAATTGGTGCAACTCCTTTCATCAGCATACTGAAGGATCTCCTGCATAACATAAAGTCCAATAAA GAGCAGCAAAGCATGCATGATGAGGAGGTAGGCAGCGCCTTCAAGAGCAACGGGCCAAGCCGAGCTTACTTCTATTGGGTTACCAGGGAACAAGGCTCCTTTGAATGGTTCAAAGGTGTCATGAATGAAGTAGCTGAATGTGATAACGAT AATGCAATAGAGATGCACAACTACCTAACCAGTGTGTATGAGGAAGGAGATGCGAGGTCAGCTCTGATTGCCATGGTTCAGTCGCTTCAACATGCGAAAAATGGTTTGGATATTGTCTCCGGCAGCAAG ATCCGGACACATTTTGCAAGGCCAAACTGGAGAAAGGTGTACTCTGATTTGGCAAATACCCACAAGAATGCTCGTATTG GTGTTTTCTATTGTGGATCTCCGACGCTTACAAAAACACTGAGAGAACTTGCAATAGAATTCAGCCACACAACAACAACACGGTTCCATTTCCACAAGGAGAACTTCTAA
- the LOC123445135 gene encoding putative respiratory burst oxidase homolog protein H isoform X2 encodes MASSSEGYVDVPLGGEQPPQQQQQQHSGPVMRKQPSRLASGMKRLASRVTSIRVPDSVMGLKRTHSSAQPALKGLRFLDKTAAGKDGWKSVEKRFDEMSADGRLHQENFAKCIGMADSKEFAGEVFVAMARRRKIEPDQGITKEQLKEFWEEMSDNNFDARLRIFFDMCDKNGDGKLTEDEVKEIIVLSASANKLANLKKHAATYASLIMEELDPDGRGHIEIWQLEKLLRKMVMADGSQDQMDQASTSLAKTMVPSSHRSPMQKRIHTTVELIHENWKRIWVLTLWGIANFGLFMFKFIQYRNREVFEVMGYCVCIAKGAAETTKLNMALILLPVCRNTLTSLRSTVLSTVVPFDDNINFHKVIALAIAIGASMHTIAHLTCDFPRLVSCPSDKFQQTLGPFFNYVQPTWGTLVTSTPGWTGILLILIMSFSFTLATHSFRRSVVKLPSPLHHLAGFNSFWYAHHLLVFAYILLVMHSYFLFLTREWYKKTGWMYIAVPVIFYASERATRRVREKNYGVTVIKAAIYPGNVLSLYMKKPSNFKYKSGMYLFVKCPDVSPFEWHPFSITSAPGDDYLSVHIRTLGDWTTELRNLFGKACEAEVSSKKATLSRLETTVIAEGPEENTRFPKIFVDGPFGAPAQNYKKYDILFLIGLGIGATPFISILKDLLHNIKSNKEQQSMHDEEVGSAFKSNGPSRAYFYWVTREQGSFEWFKGVMNEVAECDNDNAIEMHNYLTSVYEEGDARSALIAMVQSLQHAKNGLDIVSGSKIRTHFARPNWRKVYSDLANTHKNARIGVFYCGSPTLTKTLRELAIEFSHTTTTRFHFHKENF; translated from the exons ATGGCGTCGTCGTCGGAGGGGTACGTGGACGTGCCGCTCGGCGGCGAGCAGccgccgcagcagcagcagcagcagcactcgGGGCCGGTGATGAGGAAGCAGCCGTCGCGGCTGGCGTCCGGGATGAAGCGGCTGGCGTCGCGGGTGACGTCCATCCGGGTGCCCGACTCGGTCATGGGCCTCAAGCGCACGCACTCCAGCGCGCAGCCGGCGCTCAAGGGCCTCCGGTTCCTCGACAAGACCGCCGCCGGCAAGGACGGCTGGAAGTCCGTCGAGAAGCGCTTCGACGAGATGAGCGCCGACGGCCGCCTCCATCAGGAGAACTTCGCCAAGTGCATCG GCATGGCGGATTCCAAGGAATTCGCAGGCGAGGTGTTCGTGGCCATGGCAAGGAGAAGGAAGATCGAACCGGATCAAGGAATCACCAAGGAGCAGCTCAAGGAGTTCTGGGAGGAGATGTCTGACAACAACTTCGATGCACGGCTGCGCATATTCTTTGACAT GTGCGACAAGAACGGCGATGGGAAGCTCACAGAAGATGAGGTCAAAGAG ATCATTGTGCTGAGCGCCTCGGCAAACAAGCTTGCCAACCTGAAGAAACATGCCGCCACCTACGCCTCGCTCATCATGGAAGAGCTGGACCCCGATGGCCGCGGTCACATTGAG ATTTGGCAGCTGGAGAAGCTACTCCGTAAGATGGTGATGGCCGATGGGTCACAGGATCAGATGGACCAGGCGTCAACCAGCCTCGCCAAGACAATGGTTCCGTCCAGTCACAGGAGCCCAATGCAGAAACGGATCCACACGACCGTCGAACTCATCCACGAGAACTGGAAGAGGATATGGGTCCTGACGCTGTGGGGGATcgccaactttggcctcttcatgTTCAAGTTCATACAGTACAGGAACCGGGAAGTCTTCGAGGTGATGGGCTACTGTGTCTGCATCGCCAAGGGTGCCGCCGAGACGACCAAGCTGAACATGGCCCTCATACTCCTCCCAGTGTGCCGAAACACGCTGACATCACTCCGATCAACCGTGCTCAGCACCGTCGTACCATTTGACGACAACATAAACTTCCACAAG GTTATTGCGCTCGCAATTGCAATTGGAGCGAGTATGCATACGATTGCTCACCTGACCTGCGACTTCCCAAGGCTGGTCTCCTGCCCAAGTGACAAGTTCCAGCAGACGCTGGGGCCCTTCTTCAACTATGTTCAACCAACATGGGGAACTCTGGTCACGAGCACTCCAGGGTGGACTGgtatcctcctcatcctcataATGTCCTTCTCCTTCACACTGGCGACGCACTCCTTCAGGAGGAGCGTCGTGAAGCTGCCATCGCCACTGCACCACCTGGCTGGCTTCAATTCCTTCTGGTATGCCCACCACCTGCTGGTGTTTGCATATATCCTTCTGGTGATGCACTCCTACTTCTTATTCCTCACCAGAGAGTGGTACAAGAAAACG GGATGGATGTACATAGCGGTTCCTGTTATCTTCTATGCCAGCGAGAGAGCTACCAGAAGAGTCCGTGAGAAGAATTATGGAGTGACCGTCATCAAG GCAGCAATTTACCCAGGAAATGTTCTCTCTCTTTACATGAAGAAGCCATCAAATTTCAAATACAAAAGTGGGATGTACCTCTTTGTAAAATGCCCAGACGTTTCGCCTTTTGAATG GCATCCCTTCTCCATCACCTCTGCACCTGGAGACGACTACTTGAGTGTACATATCCGCACATTAGGTGACTGGACAACAGAACTAAGGAACCTATTTGGGAAG GCCTGTGAAGCAGAAGTCAGTTCCAAGAAGGCTACACTTTCAAGACTTGAAACCACAGTTATAGCAGAAGGTCCGGAAGAGAATACTAG ATTCCCCAAGATCTTTGTTGATGGCCCTTTCGGTGCACCAGCTCAAAATTACAAGAAATACGACATCCTTTTTCTTATTGGCCTTGGAATTGGTGCAACTCCTTTCATCAGCATACTGAAGGATCTCCTGCATAACATAAAGTCCAATAAA GAGCAGCAAAGCATGCATGATGAGGAGGTAGGCAGCGCCTTCAAGAGCAACGGGCCAAGCCGAGCTTACTTCTATTGGGTTACCAGGGAACAAGGCTCCTTTGAATGGTTCAAAGGTGTCATGAATGAAGTAGCTGAATGTGATAACGAT AATGCAATAGAGATGCACAACTACCTAACCAGTGTGTATGAGGAAGGAGATGCGAGGTCAGCTCTGATTGCCATGGTTCAGTCGCTTCAACATGCGAAAAATGGTTTGGATATTGTCTCCGGCAGCAAG ATCCGGACACATTTTGCAAGGCCAAACTGGAGAAAGGTGTACTCTGATTTGGCAAATACCCACAAGAATGCTCGTATTG GTGTTTTCTATTGTGGATCTCCGACGCTTACAAAAACACTGAGAGAACTTGCAATAGAATTCAGCCACACAACAACAACACGGTTCCATTTCCACAAGGAGAACTTCTAA